In Arthrobacter sp. SLBN-83, one DNA window encodes the following:
- a CDS encoding glycoside-pentoside-hexuronide (GPH):cation symporter, whose amino-acid sequence MKPLNTAAIVGYGAGDAANSMIISTANMFLLVYYTDVAGIGAAAAGTLLVVARVFNAFTDIAAGRIVDRFHSQRWGKFRPFLLFGFVPLVLGVAVFHVPDVEPGLKLLYAYCTYFLVCLAYSLVNVPYGCLVGAMTQDPRDRARLAGARTIGGLSVGATLGFFVAPLLGRGGDVQQIFTVMTLVFAVLGSGLYVFTGTACREQVAGSVPKITWRQTIDALRVNSPLVVLCLSSVLLVTGNSATVASQFYYLRDVLARLDLFPLMAASQVVITLALAVLMPRPVGRWGKKAVFAAGCALGAAGGLVVFLAPAEAPWLAVAGMVLAQLSAATVSILTWALIADTVEYGEWKTGVRVQGINYALLAATRKLGMGFGGGLVAFALAWGGYSSSVQEQAAPALTAIRAAAGLLPAALVLAAVVIMSWYRLTDQKHAELVAGLQKSR is encoded by the coding sequence ATGAAGCCACTGAACACGGCCGCAATCGTAGGCTACGGTGCCGGCGACGCAGCCAACAGCATGATCATCAGTACTGCCAACATGTTCCTGCTGGTCTACTACACCGATGTGGCGGGGATCGGAGCGGCAGCTGCCGGAACCCTGCTGGTGGTTGCGAGGGTGTTCAACGCCTTCACGGACATCGCTGCCGGCAGGATCGTTGACCGTTTCCACAGCCAGCGGTGGGGAAAGTTCCGGCCCTTCCTGCTCTTCGGCTTTGTTCCGCTGGTGCTGGGCGTGGCCGTTTTCCATGTGCCCGACGTCGAGCCAGGCCTGAAGCTGCTCTACGCCTACTGCACCTACTTCCTGGTCTGCCTTGCCTACAGCCTGGTCAACGTCCCCTACGGCTGCCTGGTGGGCGCCATGACCCAGGACCCCCGCGACCGGGCCAGGCTGGCGGGAGCGCGGACCATCGGCGGCCTGTCGGTAGGGGCGACGCTGGGGTTCTTCGTGGCGCCGCTCCTGGGCAGGGGCGGGGATGTCCAGCAGATCTTCACCGTGATGACACTGGTCTTCGCGGTGCTGGGCTCCGGCCTGTACGTGTTCACCGGGACCGCCTGCCGGGAACAAGTTGCCGGCAGCGTTCCCAAAATCACCTGGCGCCAAACCATCGACGCTCTCAGGGTCAATTCGCCCCTGGTGGTACTTTGCCTCAGTTCGGTACTGCTGGTGACAGGAAACTCCGCCACCGTGGCGTCGCAGTTCTACTACCTGCGCGATGTCCTGGCCCGCCTGGACCTCTTCCCCCTGATGGCGGCATCGCAGGTGGTCATTACCCTGGCGCTTGCCGTGCTGATGCCGCGCCCTGTCGGCAGATGGGGCAAGAAGGCAGTGTTCGCTGCTGGCTGCGCCCTCGGCGCTGCAGGCGGACTGGTGGTTTTCCTGGCGCCGGCAGAAGCCCCCTGGCTGGCGGTGGCCGGGATGGTCCTGGCCCAGCTTTCGGCCGCGACGGTAAGCATCCTCACCTGGGCGCTCATCGCGGACACCGTGGAATACGGGGAGTGGAAAACAGGCGTCCGGGTCCAGGGCATCAATTACGCCCTCCTGGCCGCCACCCGGAAGCTGGGCATGGGCTTCGGCGGCGGATTGGTCGCCTTCGCACTGGCGTGGGGCGGCTACTCCTCGTCCGTCCAGGAGCAGGCGGCGCCGGCGCTCACGGCCATCCGCGCCGCCGCCGGACTGCTGCCGGCCGCATTGGTGCTGGCCGCCGTCGTCATCATGTCCTGGTATCGGCTCACGGACCAGAAACACGCCGAACTGGTGGCAGGCCTCCAGAAGTCGCGATGA
- a CDS encoding L-rhamnose mutarotase — protein sequence MRVCFRSSVQPALIDEYRRRHAEVWPEMLHALKEAGWHNYSLFLGEDGLLVGYVECDDFDAVRARMALTDVNARWQAEMATLFEESGQAPDEGFQVLEEVFNLDSQLAAHPSAG from the coding sequence ATGAGGGTGTGCTTCCGTTCCTCAGTCCAGCCGGCGCTGATTGATGAGTACCGCCGGCGCCACGCAGAGGTCTGGCCGGAGATGCTGCACGCCCTCAAGGAAGCGGGCTGGCACAACTATTCCCTCTTCCTCGGCGAAGACGGACTCCTGGTGGGCTACGTGGAATGCGACGACTTCGACGCCGTCCGCGCCCGCATGGCCCTCACGGACGTCAACGCCCGCTGGCAGGCAGAGATGGCAACGCTTTTCGAAGAATCCGGCCAGGCACCCGACGAAGGGTTCCAGGTCCTTGAGGAAGTCTTCAACCTCGACAGCCAGTTGGCGGCCCACCCCTCCGCGGGCTGA
- a CDS encoding acetylxylan esterase, with product MPLFDLPLAQLRSYTSEVTPPEDLDAFWDATLDEARALPLNATFEPVENYLTVIDTFDVTFSGFGGAPVKGWLHLPANREAGAQLPVVVNYIGYSGGRGLVNQDTRWAQAGYAHFIMDTRGQGYGGTLGHTADPHPSAGDVAHAGLMTRGITSREDYYYRRVYVDAFRAVEAAQAHPAVDAAKVVLAGVSQGGGLVVATAGLTAGRLDGVIAALPDVPFLQDFPRAIDITPRGPYPEIAQFLARHRERYDDALAVLNYFDGVNLARYATAPALYSAAQMDDICPPSTVFASFNAYGSGTSAASATGAAKEIEVYRFNNHEGGQEHQWIRQLVFLRKILG from the coding sequence ATGCCCCTCTTCGACCTTCCCCTGGCACAGCTGCGCAGCTACACCTCCGAGGTCACGCCGCCGGAAGACCTGGACGCGTTCTGGGATGCCACCCTCGACGAAGCCCGCGCCTTGCCGCTCAATGCAACCTTCGAGCCGGTGGAGAACTACCTCACGGTGATCGACACCTTCGATGTCACCTTCTCCGGCTTCGGCGGCGCACCGGTCAAGGGCTGGCTGCACCTGCCTGCCAACCGGGAGGCAGGTGCCCAACTTCCCGTGGTGGTGAACTACATCGGCTACTCGGGCGGCCGCGGCCTGGTGAACCAGGACACGCGCTGGGCACAGGCCGGGTACGCGCACTTCATCATGGACACCCGCGGCCAGGGGTACGGCGGCACGCTGGGGCACACCGCGGATCCGCACCCGTCAGCCGGGGACGTGGCGCACGCCGGCCTCATGACCAGGGGCATCACCAGCCGCGAGGACTACTACTACCGCCGGGTGTATGTGGACGCGTTCCGCGCCGTGGAAGCCGCCCAGGCCCACCCCGCCGTCGACGCCGCCAAAGTGGTGCTGGCCGGGGTGAGCCAGGGCGGCGGCCTGGTGGTGGCCACGGCGGGGCTCACCGCCGGACGGCTCGACGGCGTCATCGCCGCGCTGCCCGACGTTCCGTTCCTGCAGGACTTCCCCCGCGCCATCGACATCACTCCACGCGGACCGTACCCGGAAATTGCCCAGTTCCTGGCCCGGCACCGGGAGCGCTACGACGACGCCCTCGCCGTCCTCAACTATTTCGACGGCGTCAACCTGGCCCGGTATGCCACCGCGCCGGCGCTGTACTCGGCTGCCCAGATGGACGATATCTGCCCGCCGTCCACCGTCTTCGCCAGCTTCAACGCCTACGGCTCCGGGACATCCGCCGCATCCGCCACGGGAGCTGCCAAGGAGATCGAGGTGTACCGGTTCAACAACCACGAAGGCGGCCAGGAGCACCAGTGGATCCGGCAACTGGTGTTTCTGCGCAAGATTCTGGGGTAG
- a CDS encoding ABC transporter substrate-binding protein → MRTKVSASVTAIALSGAMLFGMAGPATAAAPAAPSAASQSSQVANVTGTINQTIDGVGTFVGSFTPSGFSAQNGQLTVTGLVQGTFTDLNGVATPVTQTVTTTAAAAPSTAAALASGGSCDVLNLVLGPLHLDLLGLNVDLNQVVLDITSQTGAGNLVGNLLCAVTGLLDGGTGLNGLANLLNRILGL, encoded by the coding sequence ATGCGAACAAAGGTCTCAGCTTCAGTCACCGCCATTGCCCTCTCCGGCGCCATGCTCTTCGGCATGGCAGGCCCGGCGACGGCAGCGGCTCCAGCGGCTCCTTCTGCCGCTTCCCAGTCATCACAGGTTGCCAACGTAACGGGAACCATCAACCAGACCATTGACGGCGTTGGCACCTTCGTAGGCTCGTTCACGCCGTCCGGCTTCAGCGCCCAGAATGGCCAGCTGACCGTCACCGGCCTGGTGCAGGGTACCTTCACGGACCTTAACGGCGTTGCCACCCCGGTCACCCAGACGGTAACCACCACCGCCGCGGCGGCACCCTCCACCGCGGCTGCCCTGGCGTCCGGGGGCAGCTGCGACGTCCTGAACCTGGTCCTCGGTCCGCTGCACCTGGATCTCCTGGGGCTTAACGTGGACCTGAACCAGGTGGTCCTGGACATCACGTCCCAGACCGGAGCGGGCAACCTGGTGGGCAACCTCCTTTGCGCCGTCACCGGCCTCCTGGATGGCGGGACCGGCCTGAACGGCCTGGCCAACCTGCTCAACCGCATCCTGGGGCTCTAG
- a CDS encoding DUF1961 family protein, giving the protein MAGLEAGVLYRNPLAGPDDVAGWVAEGPLSLGSHDGALELSGSLDDQEFGDHAHWTFWCPEEFPDGIRISWEFLPLAEPGLAMLFFAAAGHGGLDLFSPELAARTGYYPQYHSGDIDTLHVSYFRHKYQSERAFRTCNLRKSAGFELVAQGADPLPPAEDAMDFYRMEVLKDGPLVAFSINGLPLFEWRDSSDRVLGGGRIGFRQMAPLRAAYRNLAVEKL; this is encoded by the coding sequence ATGGCAGGCCTGGAGGCTGGCGTCCTTTACCGCAACCCGCTGGCCGGGCCGGACGACGTTGCCGGGTGGGTGGCGGAGGGGCCGCTAAGCCTAGGCAGCCACGACGGTGCACTGGAACTGTCCGGGAGCCTGGACGACCAGGAGTTCGGCGACCACGCGCACTGGACGTTCTGGTGCCCGGAGGAATTTCCGGATGGCATCCGCATCAGCTGGGAGTTCCTGCCGCTCGCGGAACCCGGCCTGGCCATGCTGTTCTTCGCCGCAGCCGGCCATGGCGGGCTGGACCTCTTCAGCCCGGAGCTTGCGGCCAGGACCGGCTACTACCCGCAGTACCACTCCGGCGACATCGATACCCTGCACGTCTCCTATTTCCGGCACAAGTACCAGTCCGAGCGGGCGTTCCGGACCTGCAACCTGCGCAAGAGCGCCGGGTTCGAACTGGTGGCCCAGGGTGCGGACCCGCTGCCGCCCGCGGAAGACGCCATGGACTTCTACCGGATGGAAGTGCTCAAGGACGGCCCGCTGGTGGCGTTTTCCATCAACGGGCTGCCGCTCTTTGAGTGGCGTGATTCGTCGGACAGGGTGCTTGGCGGGGGCCGGATCGGCTTTCGCCAGATGGCGCCGCTCCGGGCTGCCTACCGGAACCTGGCAGTGGAAAAGCTTTAG
- a CDS encoding bifunctional aldolase/short-chain dehydrogenase produces the protein MSNKTVEDLISRSNRLGADKRNTNFAGGNTSAKGTETDPVTGEDVELLWVKGSGGDLGTLKEQNLAVLRLDRLNALKNVYPGVEREDEMVAAFDYCLHGKGGAAPSIDTAMHGLVDAAHVDHLHPDSGIAIATAAEGEALTAKIFGNKVVWVPWRRPGFQLGLDIAAIKDANPQAIGTILGGHGITAWGATSEEAEANSLWIIEQAEKYIRDNGKTEPFGPKLPGYGALPQEERRAKAAALAPVIRGLASTDKPQLGHFSDDAVVLDFLESAEHPRLGALGTSCPDHFLRTKVKPLILDLPADATIEDSIARLHELHADYREDYQAYYDRHKDENSPALRGADPAIVLVPGVGMFSYGKDKQTARVAGEFYINAINVMRGAEAISTYAPIEEAEKFRIEYWALEEAKLARMPKPKSHATRIALVTGAASGIGKAIATRLASDGACVVIADLNLENAQKVAEELGGADVAIGVQADVTDETQVAAAIDAAVLAFGGVDLVVNNAGLSISKPLLETTEKDWDLQHNVMAKGSFLVAKAAAKVMIAQGMGGDIIYISSKNSVFAGPNNIAYSATKADQAHQVRLLAAELGEHGIRVNGINPDGVVRGSGIFAGGWGAKRAAVYGVDEEKLGEYYAQRTLLKREVLPEHVANAAAVLTSNELSHTTGLHIPVDAGVAAAFLR, from the coding sequence ATGAGCAACAAGACTGTTGAAGACCTGATCTCCCGTTCCAACCGCCTGGGCGCGGATAAGCGGAACACCAACTTCGCCGGCGGCAACACCTCCGCCAAGGGCACCGAAACGGACCCGGTAACCGGTGAGGACGTCGAACTCCTGTGGGTGAAGGGTTCCGGCGGGGACCTGGGCACGCTGAAGGAGCAGAACCTTGCGGTACTGCGCCTGGACCGGCTGAATGCGCTGAAGAACGTCTACCCGGGCGTGGAGCGCGAGGACGAGATGGTGGCCGCGTTCGATTACTGCCTGCACGGCAAGGGCGGCGCGGCCCCCTCGATCGACACGGCCATGCACGGGCTGGTGGACGCCGCGCACGTGGACCACCTGCACCCGGACTCCGGCATCGCGATCGCGACGGCGGCCGAGGGCGAGGCGCTGACCGCCAAGATCTTCGGGAACAAGGTGGTTTGGGTGCCGTGGCGCCGTCCCGGGTTCCAGCTGGGCCTGGACATCGCTGCAATCAAGGACGCCAACCCGCAGGCCATTGGCACCATCCTGGGCGGGCACGGCATCACCGCCTGGGGTGCCACCAGCGAAGAGGCCGAGGCCAATTCTCTATGGATCATCGAGCAGGCGGAGAAGTACATCAGGGACAACGGCAAGACCGAGCCCTTCGGCCCCAAGCTGCCCGGCTACGGGGCCCTGCCCCAAGAGGAGCGGCGCGCCAAGGCCGCAGCCCTGGCACCCGTGATCCGCGGCCTCGCCTCCACGGACAAGCCGCAGCTGGGGCACTTCAGCGATGACGCCGTCGTCCTGGACTTCCTGGAAAGCGCCGAGCACCCGCGCCTGGGCGCGCTGGGCACGTCCTGCCCGGACCACTTCCTGCGCACCAAGGTCAAGCCGCTGATCCTGGACCTGCCCGCCGACGCCACGATCGAGGACTCCATCGCGCGGCTGCACGAGCTGCACGCCGACTACCGGGAGGACTACCAGGCCTACTACGACCGGCATAAGGACGAGAACAGTCCGGCGCTGCGCGGAGCGGACCCGGCGATCGTCCTGGTCCCCGGCGTGGGCATGTTCTCCTATGGCAAGGATAAGCAGACCGCCCGGGTGGCCGGCGAGTTCTACATCAATGCCATCAACGTCATGCGCGGCGCCGAAGCCATCTCCACGTACGCCCCGATTGAGGAAGCCGAGAAGTTTCGGATTGAGTACTGGGCGCTGGAGGAAGCCAAGCTGGCCCGGATGCCCAAGCCCAAGTCCCACGCCACCCGCATCGCGCTGGTCACCGGTGCCGCATCCGGCATCGGCAAGGCCATCGCCACGCGTCTGGCGTCCGACGGCGCGTGCGTTGTCATCGCCGACCTGAACCTTGAGAACGCACAAAAGGTCGCCGAGGAACTGGGCGGTGCCGACGTCGCCATCGGCGTCCAGGCCGACGTGACCGACGAGACCCAGGTCGCTGCCGCGATCGACGCGGCTGTCCTGGCGTTCGGCGGCGTGGACCTGGTGGTCAACAACGCCGGGCTGTCCATCTCCAAGCCGCTGCTGGAAACCACCGAAAAGGACTGGGACCTGCAGCACAACGTCATGGCCAAGGGCTCGTTCCTGGTGGCCAAGGCCGCTGCGAAGGTCATGATCGCGCAGGGGATGGGTGGGGACATCATCTACATCTCCTCCAAGAACTCCGTGTTCGCGGGCCCTAACAACATTGCCTACTCCGCCACCAAGGCAGACCAGGCCCACCAGGTCCGGCTGCTCGCGGCCGAACTCGGTGAGCACGGTATCCGGGTCAACGGCATCAACCCCGATGGCGTGGTCCGCGGTTCCGGGATCTTCGCCGGCGGCTGGGGTGCCAAGCGCGCCGCGGTCTACGGCGTGGACGAGGAGAAATTGGGCGAGTACTACGCCCAGCGCACCCTGCTCAAGCGCGAGGTCCTGCCCGAGCACGTGGCCAACGCCGCCGCCGTGCTCACCAGCAACGAACTGTCCCACACCACCGGCCTGCACATCCCCGTGGACGCCGGAGTGGCCGCAGCCTTCCTGCGGTGA
- a CDS encoding rhamnulokinase: MSALPKSADGGVPTPGVFAAVDIGASSGRVMLGRVSPAGAALETVHRFPNGVVEHDGGLHWDFDALYAKVLEGLRAAATVAAVQGETIASIGIDTWAVDYGLVDDAGKLAAQPFSYRDDRSRTAVDTVHAILDPARLYQTTGLQFLQFNTIYQLATEQDLDGLQALLIPDLIAFLLTGARRTEATNASTTGLFDAVAGEWATEFFASLGLRKDLFPPLIQPGEAYGTLLPDVARAVGLPAETTVVAVGSHDTASAVAAVPAGDEAFAYISSGTWSLVGLELKHPVLTQASRAANFTNERGVDGTIRYLRNVGGLWLLSECQRAWAGEGFQPDLAALLAAAAALPAGGPQINADDPDFIAPDNMPERIRAAVRRAGADLANDPAAITRCIMDSLAAGYARTITDAERLADRPVEVVHVVGGGSQNALLCQLTANATGKPVIAGPVEATALGNVLVQARAAGAATGGLPHLREIVAAGTTLRRYEPLVSVHQGYVQ; the protein is encoded by the coding sequence GTGAGTGCCTTGCCTAAGAGTGCCGACGGCGGCGTGCCCACCCCGGGTGTGTTCGCCGCCGTCGACATCGGAGCCTCCTCGGGGCGCGTAATGCTGGGACGGGTTTCCCCGGCCGGGGCGGCGCTGGAGACCGTCCACCGCTTCCCCAACGGCGTGGTGGAGCACGACGGCGGCCTCCACTGGGACTTCGACGCCCTGTACGCGAAGGTGCTCGAGGGCCTGCGTGCTGCCGCCACGGTGGCCGCGGTGCAGGGCGAAACCATCGCGAGCATCGGCATCGACACCTGGGCCGTGGACTACGGCCTGGTGGACGACGCCGGGAAACTGGCGGCGCAGCCGTTCAGCTACCGCGACGACCGCAGCCGCACCGCCGTCGACACCGTGCACGCCATACTGGACCCGGCGCGCCTGTACCAGACCACGGGGCTGCAGTTCCTGCAGTTCAACACCATCTACCAGCTGGCCACCGAGCAGGACCTGGACGGGCTGCAGGCGCTGCTCATCCCGGACCTGATCGCGTTCCTACTTACCGGGGCGCGCCGTACCGAGGCCACCAACGCCTCCACCACGGGACTGTTCGACGCTGTTGCGGGGGAGTGGGCCACCGAGTTCTTTGCGTCACTGGGCCTGCGGAAGGACCTGTTCCCGCCGCTGATCCAGCCCGGTGAGGCGTACGGCACCCTCCTGCCGGACGTGGCCCGGGCTGTGGGCCTTCCGGCGGAAACCACGGTGGTGGCGGTCGGCTCCCACGACACCGCCTCCGCCGTCGCCGCAGTTCCCGCCGGGGATGAGGCCTTCGCCTACATCTCCTCCGGCACCTGGTCCCTGGTGGGCCTGGAACTGAAGCACCCCGTCCTCACCCAGGCCAGCCGTGCGGCGAACTTCACCAATGAACGCGGCGTGGACGGCACCATCCGCTACCTGCGGAACGTGGGTGGGCTATGGCTGCTGAGCGAATGCCAGCGGGCGTGGGCCGGCGAAGGTTTCCAGCCGGACCTTGCCGCCCTCCTGGCTGCCGCCGCGGCACTTCCCGCCGGCGGGCCGCAGATCAATGCCGATGATCCGGACTTCATCGCCCCGGACAACATGCCCGAGCGCATCCGCGCCGCTGTGCGGCGTGCGGGTGCGGACCTGGCGAATGATCCAGCGGCCATTACGCGCTGCATCATGGACAGCCTCGCGGCAGGCTATGCCAGGACCATCACGGACGCGGAGCGCCTGGCGGACCGTCCGGTGGAGGTGGTGCACGTGGTGGGCGGAGGCTCGCAGAACGCCCTGCTCTGCCAGCTCACCGCCAACGCCACCGGCAAGCCGGTGATCGCCGGCCCGGTTGAAGCCACCGCCCTGGGCAATGTACTCGTCCAGGCACGCGCCGCCGGGGCCGCCACCGGCGGCCTGCCGCACCTGCGCGAAATCGTGGCGGCCGGAACCACCCTGCGCCGCTACGAACCGCTTGTCAGCGTCCACCAGGGGTACGTGCAGTAG
- a CDS encoding DUF7793 family protein, translating to MEPVMVDGGKGTVELRADGIIHLIWEPSVRIEVEDAQAAMAAVNRIAGDGTYPMLVDMATTENVSIQARSVFSIPCAANRIALLGASPVDRIIANFFLGVHIPPCPTRFFTSRSDSMKWLQQSGK from the coding sequence ATGGAACCCGTAATGGTCGACGGCGGCAAGGGCACGGTGGAGTTGCGCGCCGATGGCATCATCCACCTCATTTGGGAGCCCAGCGTCCGCATTGAAGTTGAGGATGCACAGGCGGCCATGGCTGCGGTGAACCGCATAGCCGGCGACGGCACCTATCCCATGCTGGTGGACATGGCCACCACCGAGAATGTCAGCATCCAGGCGCGCTCGGTCTTCTCCATCCCTTGTGCGGCCAATCGGATCGCCCTGCTGGGGGCAAGTCCCGTGGACCGGATCATCGCCAACTTTTTCCTGGGCGTGCACATCCCGCCGTGCCCCACGCGCTTCTTCACTTCCCGGAGTGACTCCATGAAGTGGCTGCAGCAGTCCGGCAAATAG
- the rhaI gene encoding L-rhamnose isomerase: MNDVATALGRLGELAIEVPSWAYGNSGTRFRVFGTPGTPRTVQEKLADAAKVHELTGLAPTVALHIPWDKVDDYAALKDYAAGLGVGLGTINSNTFQDDEYKFGSLTSSNEAVRRRAVDHHLDCIEIMHATGSRDLKIWLADGTNYPGQDDLRGRQDRLAESLQEIYAALGDEQRLVLEYKFFEPAFYHTDVPDWGTSYAQTLALGEKAFVCLDTGHHAPGTNIEFIVMQLLRLGKLGSFDFNSRFYADDDLIVGAADPFQLFRIMHEVIRGGGYGKDSGVALMLDQCHNLEEKIPGQIRSVLNVQEMTLRALLVDTAALDEAQRAGDVLAANGIFNDAFYTDVRPILAEWRESRGLPADPMAAFKASGYQKKINEDRVGGQQAGWGA; encoded by the coding sequence ATGAATGACGTAGCAACGGCGCTGGGCAGGCTCGGGGAGCTTGCCATTGAGGTCCCTTCATGGGCCTATGGAAATTCGGGTACGCGGTTCAGGGTGTTCGGTACGCCGGGCACGCCGCGGACCGTGCAGGAGAAGCTGGCGGACGCCGCCAAGGTGCACGAGCTGACCGGCCTTGCCCCAACCGTGGCCCTGCACATTCCATGGGACAAGGTGGACGACTACGCCGCGTTGAAGGACTACGCCGCCGGCCTGGGTGTTGGCCTGGGCACGATCAACTCGAACACCTTCCAGGATGACGAGTACAAATTCGGCTCCCTGACGTCCTCCAATGAGGCCGTCCGCCGCCGGGCGGTCGACCACCACCTGGACTGCATCGAGATCATGCATGCCACCGGGTCCCGCGATCTGAAGATCTGGCTGGCGGACGGGACCAACTACCCGGGGCAGGACGATCTGCGCGGGCGCCAGGACCGGCTGGCAGAATCGCTGCAGGAGATTTACGCGGCCTTGGGCGATGAGCAGCGGCTGGTGCTGGAGTACAAGTTCTTCGAGCCGGCTTTCTATCACACGGATGTTCCGGACTGGGGCACCTCCTACGCCCAGACGCTGGCCCTGGGGGAGAAGGCGTTCGTTTGCCTGGATACCGGCCACCACGCGCCTGGCACGAACATCGAGTTCATCGTGATGCAGCTGCTGCGCCTGGGCAAGCTGGGTTCCTTCGACTTCAACTCGCGCTTCTATGCGGACGATGACCTGATCGTGGGTGCCGCGGACCCGTTCCAGCTCTTCCGCATCATGCACGAGGTGATTCGCGGCGGCGGGTACGGCAAGGACTCGGGCGTGGCCCTGATGCTGGACCAGTGCCACAACCTGGAGGAGAAGATCCCGGGCCAGATCCGGTCGGTGCTGAACGTCCAGGAGATGACGCTGCGCGCCCTGCTGGTGGACACGGCCGCCTTGGACGAAGCCCAGCGCGCCGGGGATGTCCTGGCCGCCAACGGTATCTTCAACGATGCGTTCTACACCGACGTCCGGCCCATCCTGGCCGAATGGCGTGAATCCCGGGGCCTGCCGGCGGATCCGATGGCCGCCTTCAAAGCCAGCGGTTACCAAAAGAAGATCAACGAGGACCGCGTGGGCGGCCAGCAAGCCGGATGGGGCGCATAA
- a CDS encoding LacI family DNA-binding transcriptional regulator produces MNRTASIKDVATHAGVAVGTVSNVLNYPDRVSERTKERVLRAIDDLGFVRNDAARQLRVGHSRTIGLIVLDVGNPFFTSVVRAAEDAAALQGSAVLLGDSGHNAGREANYIDLFQEQRVQGLLISPVGDITERLDLLRERGVPTVLVDRLADESKFSSVAVDDDAGGYLAARHLLDTGRRRLAFVGGPTSIRQVADRLQGAQRAVKEEPEATLEVLEAEGQTVLAGRSVGDMLVERGREELPEGIFCANDLLALGVMQSLTMTHTFRIPEDVALIGYDDIDFSASAVVPLSSIRQPTELLGRTAIELLSEEVESQNPVHRSVVFTPELVVRQSTDAPSAG; encoded by the coding sequence ATGAACCGCACAGCCAGCATCAAGGACGTCGCCACCCACGCGGGCGTGGCCGTGGGCACCGTCTCCAACGTCCTGAACTATCCGGACCGCGTGTCGGAGCGGACCAAGGAGCGGGTGCTGCGCGCCATCGATGACCTCGGCTTCGTCCGCAACGACGCCGCCCGGCAGCTCCGCGTTGGCCACAGCCGCACCATCGGCCTCATCGTCCTGGACGTGGGAAACCCCTTCTTCACCTCCGTGGTCCGGGCGGCCGAGGACGCGGCCGCCCTACAGGGAAGTGCAGTCCTGCTCGGCGACAGCGGCCACAATGCCGGGCGCGAGGCCAACTACATCGACCTCTTCCAGGAACAGCGCGTCCAGGGCCTGCTGATTTCCCCGGTGGGCGATATAACGGAGAGGCTGGACCTCCTCCGCGAGCGCGGAGTGCCCACGGTTCTGGTGGACCGGCTGGCTGACGAATCCAAGTTCAGTTCGGTCGCAGTGGACGACGACGCCGGCGGGTACCTTGCCGCCCGGCATCTGCTGGACACCGGCCGCCGCCGGCTCGCCTTTGTTGGCGGCCCCACCTCCATCCGGCAGGTGGCGGACCGTCTCCAGGGGGCCCAGCGGGCCGTGAAGGAGGAGCCGGAAGCCACACTGGAGGTGCTGGAAGCCGAGGGTCAGACCGTGCTGGCCGGCCGCAGCGTGGGCGACATGCTGGTGGAACGGGGCAGGGAAGAGTTGCCGGAGGGAATTTTCTGCGCCAACGACCTCCTGGCCCTGGGCGTCATGCAGTCGCTCACCATGACCCATACCTTCCGCATCCCGGAGGACGTGGCATTGATTGGTTACGACGACATTGATTTCTCAGCGTCGGCAGTGGTGCCGCTTTCCTCCATCCGCCAGCCGACGGAACTGCTGGGCCGGACGGCCATCGAGTTGCTGTCCGAGGAAGTGGAGTCGCAAAATCCGGTCCACCGGTCCGTGGTGTTCACCCCCGAACTGGTGGTCCGGCAGAGCACGGACGCACCCTCCGCAGGTTAG